GCTCCAGGACGCCCACGAGTTCAGGGACAGCAGCCCACTGGCTCCGTGGGCCGGCTTGCTGGAGCCAGCTCGGTTTGACCCAAACAGCAACCGCCACCCCGTCCCTGTGGCGCCTGCTCCAGCCTCGTGGGAGGGGCCTCCTGGTGACTGCAGCCTTCTCCGCCTGGACGGCGTCACACCACCCACCTGTCCCCATGGcaaccctcccccaccctcccctaaCCAGACAGGGTGGCCCCACCGCTGGCCTGTCACCGGGGCCAGTGCCACGGGTTCCCACCCCGGACCCCGCAAGGACCCGCAGGCGGTTCTCTTCAAACACCTCCTTTTTAATGACTCAAACACCAGCGAGAGGCGCACACCTCACCGGTCTCGCCTCCTTGCTGGGCCTCGGAAGGGACAGGAACTGCCTTTCCCGCCTGGGCTAAGGGGAGGCCTTGTCTCGTGAACAAACCATTTCCTAACAAACACTGCAAACGGTGCCCGGGCCCTTCAGGGGCAGGAGGGCGGCCGCCGCTCCCCAGGGCCGTCTGTGGCCGCCGCGGGGGACGGGCGCGGGGAGAGGGGACGCCCAGCTCGTGAACGTCACTCTGCTCCAGAGACGCTCCCTCGGCGACTCGCTGCTCTcctgacagaggaagaccctgccCTGCCGGCCAGGCCTTGGGGACCTCGTTCCTGCACAAACTCCCACTGGGCGGCTCCTCCCGCACTACCCTGCCCCGCACCGGGCCGCAGGCCGTCGCTGGCGTCCACGTCTCAGCCAGCGGATCCGCCGAGGTAGGGCTCTACCCGGCCTTTCTCGGGAAGACCTGGATTCTTGTCCTCGACGGAGCAGCCAAAATAGTGGTTCAGGCCACTTGTGGACGAACCCTCGACGAAAGCAGAGACCGTGTGAGGTCCGCGGGGCTGAGCGGCCTGCAGTTTCCACCCGGAAACTGCGGTGACCCAGACCAACCGTGTCGTGTCAGTGCAGCTGCGTGGCAACCGCCCCGGGCTTTGATGTCACTCCTTTGGCGTTTAACCTGCTCTTTGTTCGGAGGGACGGTTCTCTTTCTAACGACGGAAGCTGGGAGGCCTATAAAAGGCAGAAGAGTGAAGTTCCGTAAACACGTACGGCCACTGTGCTTCAGGGACCACGACCACAGCTCGTCCCTCGCCCGGCAAATCCCTCAcacgctccctccctccctggggccTCAGCCAACTCAGGCACCACAAAAGCCTCACTGCTCTAAGCTAACTTATACGGGAGTCTGACAAAtgaattcctaaaaaaaaaaaaaaagaggcagtaAAATCTCAGAACTTCCGTGCAACGCTAGTCACCTGCCCACTCGTGAAATAAACAGAACACCAAACCACGGAGAGCTAGCGGGCGGCAGGCGGCCCTGGGCGGAGGGCCCGCACCCCTGCCAGCATGACGGGGAGCGGGGCACGACTGTGCTGGGAGAAACGAGGGGCGGCCTGGCTTCCTGACTTTCCGACTCTCGCCGCTGGGCGCCCGGTCCCCACACTGTGCTTGGCAGCTGGGCTCCTCTGGCCGCGTGGGGGCGGGACAGGCACACCGGCTCTCTGCGTCTGTCTGTCGCAGGGAAGGAAGGCGACGGCTTTAGTCCCTCGGTCTCGGGTCGCTCCCCAGTTCGGGATGCGTGGCTGGGCTCTTCGGGAAAGCCAGTCCTCCTGGCACTTGACCCTGAAGGCTGCTAGCACCAACGGCGCGCGATCTCCCTCCCCTTCTGCCTGCAGGGGAAGGGGGCGGAGGTGGCAGAGCCCTGGCCCTCCTGACGCGGCCTGCGTCTGCCACACACCTTGCCGACTGCTCCCCGGGGTGCGAACCCTCCGGGCAGGTCAGTGCAGCTCAATGAAGGCCTCCAGCTCTTCGGGGATGAAGCCCTTGTAGGGGATCTTGTTCTTGTCCAGGGCCCGGGCCGCAAGGCACTGCAGGGTCACGTAGTTGAAGGGCTGCATGGTGCTCCGGGCCAGCAGCTTCTCGTCCAGCAGCTCGTAGGCGGTTTTCTTGAAGGCGTTGGTGGCGTCCATGTGGGCCCCCGCCTCGATCAGCGCGTCCATGACGGCCGGGCAGTTGTTCTGGGCCGCGATGTGCAGCGGAGTGTTGTTGTCAAAGTCCCTGCCGTCCGGGTCGGCCCCGCAGTCGAGCAACACTTTGACCACGTGCAGCGAGGGGAATCTGCCCACCGGGTAGCGGCCCACGTTCGTGGTCTCCTTGTCCACGGCCATGTGCAAAGGGGTGAAGCCGTTCTTGCCGCGGGGAGCACACTTGAGCAGGCGGTACACGGTCTGGTGCTTCATGTGCTCCTGGCTCGGGGTGCACTCCACTTTCTCCAACAGGTAGAGCAGGTGCAGGATGATGGCCAGAGCCTTGGTGAACTGCGCCGAGTCCCCAGGCTCCTTGGGCATCTGCAGGGCTCGCTCCACCTCCCGGACGCCTTTGCTGAGCACGCCCATGAGGTCTGCAAAGCCGATCTGCGTGCCCAGGCTGCCCTTGGCCGACCGGTCCTGCAGCACGTAGGAGAAGAGTTCGGCAAAGGAGAGGAAACTGCTGGCGGTCATGGGGCTCAGGGGCTCCAGGTTGTTCTGCTGCATGTCCAGGGCGTACTTCCACAAGCGGATGCAGCGCTCGAAGTTGCCCGAGTCGGCGTACACGGCGCCCCGGTAGCGGATGTAATACGAAGTGTCCGGGTGCGAGGGGCCGAGGATGCGCTCGCGGATCAGCAGGGCCTGCATGCGCATCTCGTCCGGGTCGGTGATCAGCGCTTCCAATTCCTCGGCGGTGTTCACCTCCCTCGAGTAGTCATAGGCCAGGACCAGCTGCTGGGGCTCGGGCTTGGGCAGGTACTCGCCCCCCTGGTGGCGCAGCTCCATGGCCCGCCTCCAGTGTTTGAGGGCCCCCAGCAGGTCTCGCTTCTTATCCACGTATGTGGCTCCCAGCAACTCCAAGGCTTCCACGGCAGCTTCTCGGCTGGTGGGGCAGCAGCTTTCGTAAGATTCACTGTCCGGCG
This portion of the Microcebus murinus isolate Inina chromosome 27, M.murinus_Inina_mat1.0, whole genome shotgun sequence genome encodes:
- the FEM1A gene encoding protein fem-1 homolog A, coding for MDLRTAVYNAARDGKLQLLQKLLSGRSREELDELTGEVAGGGTPLLIAARYGHLDVVEYLVDRCGASVEAGGSVHFDGETIEGAPPLWAASAAGHLDVVRSLLRRGASVNRTTRTNSTPLRAACFDGHLEVVRYLVGEHQADLEVANRHGHTCLMISCYKGHREIARYLLEQGAQVNRRSAKGNTALHDCAESGSLEILQLLLGCNARMERDGYGMTPLLAASVTGHTNIVEYLIQEQPGQEQAAGAEGPSASQGCVQPQGARCCSSSPEEPPDSESYESCCPTSREAAVEALELLGATYVDKKRDLLGALKHWRRAMELRHQGGEYLPKPEPQQLVLAYDYSREVNTAEELEALITDPDEMRMQALLIRERILGPSHPDTSYYIRYRGAVYADSGNFERCIRLWKYALDMQQNNLEPLSPMTASSFLSFAELFSYVLQDRSAKGSLGTQIGFADLMGVLSKGVREVERALQMPKEPGDSAQFTKALAIILHLLYLLEKVECTPSQEHMKHQTVYRLLKCAPRGKNGFTPLHMAVDKETTNVGRYPVGRFPSLHVVKVLLDCGADPDGRDFDNNTPLHIAAQNNCPAVMDALIEAGAHMDATNAFKKTAYELLDEKLLARSTMQPFNYVTLQCLAARALDKNKIPYKGFIPEELEAFIELH